From the Carya illinoinensis cultivar Pawnee chromosome 4, C.illinoinensisPawnee_v1, whole genome shotgun sequence genome, one window contains:
- the LOC122306482 gene encoding anthocyanidin 3-O-glucosyltransferase UFGT-like, producing MGEVAWGSLLRYRLPRALFSPWPIVPLGASLSGPPSSTPIMAVECNNGECRSKFFRYLDKAPLSLYDLCLRILLVGWPGNKLETSKPSLCRRNTNNILSPLVKLVKLNAGANAQSTTIGGTAKASVYGKPISMPKTNCPLPTFVPQVVLAFSFGSHPWPLLNLTSRLALAAPDVSFSFLHTAKSNQKLSATSEAHLPHKLKSYDVADGVPEGHVLTPGNPPEEVELFLEAAPESFRKGMDMAVTETGQQKITCILNDAFLVFGCDMAADMDVKWVPLYVPAPYDLSAHIYSALIHETYAKACGGREAHGNGGAGGDLNPIDKTLDAIPGLSVMRFGDLPQEILDQGNHSNSSPILARALHRIREVLPRANAVVMNSFQELNSTILTDNLKSKFQDILYVGFLTLIVPTPPLPPSHSDATGCLPWLDEQKPTSVAYISFGTVAAVPPHEFAALAEALEAAVPPLLWSLRENFIAFLPNGFLERTRKQGKIVPWAPQAHVLSHKVVGVFVTHCGYHSVFESLFGEVPMICRPIFGDHKMNGRIEDVWGIGVRVEGGVFRKKGMVKSLELVLGNDQHGRRMREKIRGLKELVVKAAGPDGIASKDFKTLLELIISTKITISR from the exons ATGGGGGAGGTTGCATGGGGGTCTTTGCTTAGATACCGTTTGCCTCGGGCTCTTTTCTCCCCTTGGCCTATTGTCCCTCTCGGTGCTTCTCTATCAGGACCACCCTCCTCCACACCTATTATGGCAGTCGA GTGCAATAACGGCGAATGTCGTTCAAAGTTCTTCCGCTATCTCGATAaggcccctctctctctttatgaTCTTTGTTTGCGAATCTTGTTGGTGGGTTGGCCTGGAAACAAGCTTGAGACTTCCAAGCCATCTTTGTGTAGGA GAAATACCAACAACATCTTATCCCCATTGGTCAAGCTGGTCAAGCTCAATGCAG GAGCCAATGCTCAGAGTACCACTATTGGTGGCACTGCTAAAGCTTCAGTTTACGGGAAGCCCATCTCTATGCCTAAAACTAATTGCCCTCTTCCCACATTTGTCCCTCAAGTTG TTTTGGCATTTTCATTTGGCAGCCATCCCTGGCCTTTACTCAACCTAACTTCCAGATTAGCATTGGCCGCCCCTGACGTGAGTTTCTCCTTCCTCCACACTGCCAAATCCAACCAAAAGCTCTCTGCCACCTCAGAAGCTCACCTCCCACACAAACTTAAATCTTACGATGTTGCGGATGGCGTGCCGGAGGGACATGTCCTCACTCCCGGGAATCCCCCCGAGGAAGTGGAGCTGTTCCTTGAGGCTGCACCTGAGAGCTTCCGAAAAGGCATGGATATGGCAGTGACCGAGACTGGGCAGCAAAAGATCACCTGCATCTTGAACGATGCTTTCTTGGTATTTGGCTGCGATATGGCTGCGGACATGGATGTAAAGTGGGTCCCTTTATACGTTCCCGCACCCTACGACCTCTCTGCCCACATTTACAGTGCTCTCATCCACGAGACTTATGCTAAAGCTTGCGGTGGCCGTGAAGCTCATGGTAATGGCGGTGCAGGGGGAGATCTAAATCCTATTGACAAAACCCTAGATGCCATTCCAGGACTCTCCGTAATGCGCTTCGGTGACTTACCCCAAGAAATACTTGATCAAGGTAATCACTCAAATTCTTCACCAATTTTAGCACGCGCACTGCACAGAATTAGGGAGGTCCTGCCACGAGCAAATGCTGTTGTCATGAACTCTTTCCAAGAACTAAACTCAACCATACTCACCGATAATCTCAAGTCCAAGTTCCAAGACATTCTGTATGTGGGTTTTCTCACATTAATAGTCCCAACTCCACCCCTACCTCCATCGCATTCAGACGCCACAGGCTGTCTACCATGGTTGGACGAGCAAAAGCCAACATCGGTAGCATATATAAGCTTTGGAACAGTGGCGGCGGTGCCACCCCACGAGTTTGCAGCTTTAGCAGAGGCGCTGGAAGCGGCGGTGCCACCCCTTCTTTGGTCTCTTAGGGAAAACTTTATAGCATTTCTGCCGAACGGGTTCCTCGAGAGGACAAGGAAGCAAGGAAAAATAGTTCCCTGGGCACCCCAGGCTCATGTCTTGTCACATAAAGTAGTAGGCGTGTTCGTTACACACTGTGGATACCACTCTGTGTTTGAAAGCCTTTTCGGTGAGGTTCCGATGATCTGCCGGCCGATCTTTGGCGACCATAAGATGAACGGACGGATAGAGGACGTGTGGGGGATAGGGGTTAGGGTTGAGGGAGGGGTGTTTAGAAAGAAGGGAATGGTCAAGAGCTTGGAGCTCGTTCTTGGAAATGATCAACATGGAAGGAGGATGAGGGAGAAGATCAGAGGTCTTAAAGAGCTTGTAGTGAAAGCTGCCGGACCTGATGGGATTGCTTCCaaagatttcaaaactttgcttgAGCTAATTATCAGTACCAAGATCACCATCTCCAGATAA